In Crinalium epipsammum PCC 9333, the following are encoded in one genomic region:
- a CDS encoding GNAT family N-acetyltransferase produces the protein MSVPDFNYIIEPLSQQHNRTNFHCGIEALDSYLKKQARQDLRRFLTAVFVLSNLDSNEIAGYYTLAATAIQLAELPLTLTSKIPKYPLIPATLLGRLAIDEKYQKKGLGTFLLFDALQRSKNSEIASMAVIVDAKNEQAQQFYEYHQFIPFPQQPHRLYLPMATIIKLLGD, from the coding sequence TACATCATTGAACCTCTATCACAGCAGCACAACCGCACAAACTTTCATTGTGGAATTGAGGCGCTTGACTCTTATTTAAAAAAGCAAGCACGGCAAGATTTACGCCGCTTTTTAACAGCAGTATTTGTTTTATCTAACTTGGACTCAAACGAAATCGCAGGATATTATACCCTCGCAGCCACAGCGATTCAGTTAGCAGAATTACCATTAACTTTAACCAGCAAAATCCCCAAATATCCTCTAATTCCCGCAACATTACTAGGACGATTAGCAATTGATGAAAAGTATCAAAAAAAAGGATTAGGAACATTTCTTTTATTTGATGCTTTACAACGCAGCAAAAACAGCGAAATAGCTTCGATGGCTGTGATTGTTGATGCCAAAAATGAGCAAGCACAGCAGTTTTACGAATATCATCAATTTATTCCCTTTCCTCAGCAGCCACATCGACTTTATTTACCAATGGCAACGATTATTAAACTGTTAGGCGATTAA